In Pseudomonas poae, a single genomic region encodes these proteins:
- the secF gene encoding protein translocase subunit SecF, with translation MLRTINFMGVRNVAFGVTVLLTVLALFSWFHKGLNYGLDFTGGTLIELTYEKPADVTLVRNELVKAGYHEAIVQSFGATTDLLVRMPGEDPQLGHQVAEALQKVGGDNPASVKRVEFVGPQVGEELRDQGGLGMLMALVGIMIYLAFRFQWKFGVGAIVSLIHDVIVTVGILAYFQITFDLTVLAAVLAIIGYSLNDTIVVFDRVRENFRVLRKASLIENINVSTTQTLLRTMATSISTLLAIAALMIFGGDNLWGFSLALFIGVLAGTYSSIYIANVVLIWLNLNSEDLIPPASTGKEVDDRP, from the coding sequence ATGTTACGTACAATCAACTTCATGGGCGTTCGCAACGTTGCGTTCGGCGTCACCGTGCTCCTTACCGTACTGGCGTTGTTCAGCTGGTTCCATAAGGGCCTGAACTACGGCCTGGACTTCACCGGCGGTACGCTCATCGAGCTGACCTACGAGAAGCCAGCCGACGTTACCCTGGTGCGCAACGAGCTGGTCAAGGCGGGCTATCACGAAGCCATCGTGCAGAGCTTCGGCGCGACCACTGACCTGCTGGTGCGTATGCCTGGCGAAGACCCGCAGCTGGGTCACCAGGTAGCCGAGGCCTTGCAGAAGGTCGGCGGTGATAACCCGGCGTCGGTCAAGCGCGTTGAGTTCGTAGGCCCGCAAGTGGGTGAAGAGCTGCGCGACCAAGGCGGCCTCGGCATGCTGATGGCGCTGGTCGGCATCATGATCTACCTGGCTTTCCGCTTTCAGTGGAAGTTCGGTGTCGGCGCCATTGTGTCGCTGATTCACGACGTGATCGTGACCGTGGGTATTCTGGCGTACTTCCAGATCACCTTCGATCTCACCGTACTGGCGGCTGTACTGGCGATCATTGGTTACTCCCTCAACGACACCATCGTGGTATTCGACCGAGTTCGTGAGAACTTCCGTGTGCTGCGCAAGGCTTCGTTGATCGAGAACATCAACGTCTCCACCACCCAGACCCTGCTGCGGACCATGGCAACATCGATCTCCACCTTGCTGGCGATTGCTGCACTGATGATCTTCGGTGGCGACAACCTGTGGGGCTTCTCCCTGGCGCTGTTCATCGGCGTTCTGGCGGGTACCTACTCGTCGATCTACATCGCCAACGTGGTGCTGATCTGGCTGAACCTCAACAGCGAAGACCTGATCCCTCCAGCCAGCACTGGCAAGGAGGTCGACGACCGCCCTTGA
- a CDS encoding glycine zipper 2TM domain-containing protein — MNKSLLVGAVLGAVGVTAGGAVATYSLVKSGPEYAQVLAVQPVKTQIKTPREVCKDVAVTRQKPVQDQHQIVGTVVGALAGGLLGNQVGGGNGKKLATVAGAVGGGYAGNKVQEGMQNRDTYTTTQTRCNTVNDISDKVVGYDVRYNLDGKEGTVRMDRDPGGQIPVDKEGRLILGQNQQ; from the coding sequence GTGAACAAGTCGTTGCTGGTTGGTGCGGTATTGGGTGCTGTCGGTGTGACTGCCGGGGGCGCTGTTGCCACCTACAGCCTGGTTAAAAGCGGCCCTGAGTATGCGCAAGTGCTGGCGGTGCAGCCGGTTAAAACCCAAATCAAAACCCCTCGCGAGGTCTGCAAGGACGTCGCCGTGACGCGGCAGAAGCCGGTGCAGGATCAGCATCAGATCGTCGGCACCGTGGTCGGTGCGCTGGCCGGTGGCTTGTTGGGCAACCAGGTCGGTGGCGGTAATGGCAAGAAGCTGGCTACCGTAGCTGGCGCGGTCGGTGGCGGATATGCGGGTAACAAGGTTCAGGAAGGTATGCAGAACCGCGACACCTATACCACCACACAAACCCGCTGCAACACCGTTAACGACATCAGCGACAAAGTCGTTGGTTATGACGTGCGTTACAACCTGGATGGCAAGGAAGGCACCGTACGTATGGATCGTGATCCAGGTGGCCAGATCCCAGTCGACAAAGAAGGTCGTCTGATCCTGGGTCAAAACCAGCAGTAA
- a CDS encoding inositol monophosphatase, protein MQPMLNIALRAARSASELIFRSIERLDTIKVDEKDAKDYVSEVDRAAEQKIIDALRKAYPTHGILGEETGLHKGSGEGEDYLWIIDPLDGTTNFLRGIPHFAVSIACKYRGRLEHAVVLDPVRQEEFTASRGRGAQLNGRRLRVSGRTSLDGALLGTGFPFRDDQMDNLENYLGMFRALVGQTAGIRRAGAASLDLAYVAAGRFDAFWESGLSEWDMAAGALLIQEAGGLVSDFTGGHDFLEKGHVVAGNTKCFKAVLTAIQPHLPASLKR, encoded by the coding sequence ATGCAGCCCATGCTGAATATCGCGCTGCGCGCCGCCCGCAGCGCCAGTGAATTGATCTTCCGCTCCATCGAGCGCCTGGATACCATCAAGGTCGACGAAAAAGACGCCAAGGATTACGTATCCGAGGTGGATCGCGCCGCCGAACAGAAAATCATCGACGCCCTGCGCAAGGCCTACCCTACCCACGGCATCCTCGGTGAAGAAACCGGCCTGCACAAAGGTAGCGGCGAAGGCGAAGACTACCTGTGGATCATCGACCCACTGGACGGCACCACCAACTTCCTGCGCGGTATTCCGCACTTTGCCGTGAGCATCGCGTGCAAATACCGTGGCCGCCTGGAACACGCCGTCGTTCTGGACCCGGTTCGCCAGGAAGAATTTACCGCCAGCCGTGGCCGTGGCGCCCAACTGAACGGTCGTCGCCTGCGTGTCAGCGGCCGCACCAGCCTGGACGGCGCATTGCTGGGTACCGGCTTCCCGTTCCGTGACGACCAGATGGACAACCTGGAAAACTACCTGGGTATGTTCCGCGCCCTGGTTGGCCAGACCGCTGGCATTCGTCGCGCTGGCGCAGCAAGCCTGGACCTGGCGTATGTTGCCGCCGGTCGTTTTGATGCGTTCTGGGAGTCGGGCCTGTCCGAATGGGACATGGCTGCAGGCGCACTGTTGATCCAGGAAGCTGGCGGCTTGGTGAGCGACTTCACCGGCGGTCACGACTTCCTCGAGAAAGGCCACGTGGTTGCTGGTAACACCAAATGCTTCAAGGCAGTACTGACGGCGATCCAGCCGCACCTGCCGGCTTCGCTGAAACGCTAA
- the cysE gene encoding serine O-acetyltransferase, which translates to MFERLREDIQSVFHRDPAARNAFEVLTCYPGMHAIWIHRLSGALWGMGWKWLARLVSNFGRWLTGIEIHPGAKVGRRFFIDHGMGIVIGETAEIGDDVTLYQGVTLGGTSWNKGKRHPTLGDGVVVGAGAKVLGPFTVGAGAKVGSNAVVTKAVPPGATVVGIPGRIIVKPEAGDEQEAKRKAMAEKIGFDAYGVSEDMPDPVARAIGQLLDHLQAVDGKLEGMCGALKDLGSPYCAKDLPELREEDFAEIKDEAATKAG; encoded by the coding sequence ATGTTCGAGCGTTTGCGAGAAGATATCCAGAGTGTTTTCCACCGTGATCCGGCGGCGCGCAACGCGTTTGAAGTGCTGACTTGTTATCCGGGGATGCACGCGATTTGGATTCACCGCTTGTCCGGTGCCTTGTGGGGCATGGGTTGGAAATGGCTGGCTCGGTTGGTGTCGAACTTTGGTCGCTGGCTGACCGGGATCGAGATTCATCCCGGTGCCAAAGTGGGGCGCCGTTTCTTTATCGACCATGGCATGGGCATCGTTATCGGTGAGACCGCTGAAATCGGCGATGACGTGACTCTGTACCAAGGCGTGACCCTAGGTGGCACCAGTTGGAACAAAGGCAAGCGTCACCCGACGCTGGGCGATGGTGTGGTGGTGGGGGCGGGTGCCAAGGTGCTTGGTCCGTTTACCGTCGGTGCGGGTGCCAAGGTGGGTTCCAATGCCGTCGTGACCAAGGCTGTGCCGCCTGGCGCAACCGTTGTCGGTATCCCTGGCCGGATCATCGTCAAGCCGGAAGCCGGCGACGAGCAGGAAGCCAAGCGCAAGGCTATGGCTGAGAAGATTGGCTTTGATGCCTATGGCGTCAGTGAAGACATGCCTGACCCAGTGGCGCGGGCCATTGGCCAATTGCTCGACCATTTGCAAGCAGTGGATGGCAAGCTGGAAGGTATGTGCGGTGCGCTGAAGGACCTGGGCAGCCCTTACTGTGCGAAGGATCTGCCGGAATTGCGCGAAGAAGACTTCGCCGAGATCAAGGACGAGGCTGCCACCAAGGCAGGCTAG
- the iscR gene encoding Fe-S cluster assembly transcriptional regulator IscR, which translates to MRLTTKGRYAVTAMLDLALHAQTGPVSLADISERQGISLSYLEQLFAKLRRSNLVSSVRGPGGGYQLSRDMQGIQVAQVIDAVNESVDATKCQGLGDCHAGDTCLTHHLWCDLSLQIHEFLSGISLADLVTRREVQEVAQRQDQRRCNTKAPRLDKIEASAVE; encoded by the coding sequence ATGAGACTGACTACAAAAGGCCGATACGCGGTGACCGCCATGCTTGACCTGGCCTTGCACGCGCAAACTGGGCCGGTGTCCCTGGCCGATATCTCCGAGCGCCAAGGCATTTCCCTGTCCTACCTCGAGCAACTGTTCGCCAAATTGCGCCGTAGCAACCTGGTGTCCAGTGTGCGTGGGCCAGGCGGTGGCTATCAGTTGTCCCGCGACATGCAGGGCATCCAGGTGGCCCAGGTGATCGATGCGGTCAACGAATCCGTCGACGCCACCAAATGCCAGGGGCTGGGTGATTGCCATGCCGGCGACACCTGCCTGACGCACCACTTGTGGTGCGACCTGAGCTTGCAGATCCATGAGTTTTTGAGTGGTATCAGCTTGGCCGATCTTGTGACTCGCCGTGAGGTGCAAGAAGTAGCCCAGCGTCAGGACCAGCGCCGTTGCAACACCAAGGCGCCGCGTCTGGACAAGATTGAAGCGTCCGCCGTCGAGTGA
- a CDS encoding IscS subfamily cysteine desulfurase, translating into MKLPIYLDYSATTPVDPRVAQKMSECLLVDGNFGNPASRSHVFGWKAEEAVENARRQVADLVNADPREIVWTSGATESDNLAIKGAAHFYASKGKHLITTKIEHKAVLDTMRQLEREGFEVTYLEPTTDGIVTPAMIEAALREDTILVSVIHVNNEIGTINDIAAIGELTRSKGVLLHVDAAQSTGKVDIDLSKLKVDLMSFSAHKTYGPKGIGALYVSRKPRVRIEATMHGGGHERGMRSGTLATHQIVGMGEAFRVAKEDMAAENVRIKALSDRFYKQVENLEELYINGSMTARVPHNLNLSFNYVEGESLIMALKDLAVSSGSACTSASLEPSYVLRALGRNDELAHSSIRFTFGRFTTEEQVDYAAQKVCEAVNKLRTLSPLWDMYKDGVDISKIEWAAH; encoded by the coding sequence ATGAAATTGCCGATTTACCTTGATTACTCAGCGACAACCCCGGTTGATCCGCGTGTCGCGCAAAAGATGAGTGAATGCCTGCTGGTTGACGGAAACTTCGGCAACCCAGCCTCCCGTTCCCACGTGTTCGGCTGGAAAGCCGAGGAAGCGGTCGAGAACGCTCGTCGCCAAGTCGCCGACCTGGTTAACGCCGACCCGCGCGAAATCGTCTGGACCTCCGGCGCTACCGAGTCCGACAACCTGGCAATCAAGGGTGCCGCGCATTTCTACGCGAGCAAAGGCAAGCACCTGATCACCACCAAGATCGAGCACAAGGCTGTCCTCGACACCATGCGCCAACTGGAGCGTGAAGGTTTCGAGGTCACCTACCTCGAACCAACCACCGACGGTATCGTCACCCCGGCCATGATCGAAGCCGCGCTGCGTGAAGACACCATCCTGGTTTCCGTGATCCACGTGAATAACGAAATCGGCACCATCAATGACATCGCGGCCATCGGCGAGCTGACCCGCTCCAAAGGTGTGCTGCTGCACGTCGACGCCGCTCAGTCCACTGGCAAGGTCGATATCGACCTGTCGAAGCTGAAAGTCGACCTGATGTCGTTCTCTGCCCACAAGACCTACGGCCCTAAAGGTATCGGCGCCCTGTACGTGAGCCGTAAGCCACGTGTGCGTATCGAAGCCACCATGCACGGCGGCGGTCACGAGCGCGGCATGCGTTCGGGCACACTGGCGACCCACCAGATCGTCGGCATGGGCGAAGCTTTCCGTGTGGCCAAGGAAGACATGGCTGCCGAAAACGTACGCATCAAGGCTCTGAGCGACCGCTTCTACAAGCAGGTCGAGAACCTTGAAGAGCTGTACATCAACGGCAGCATGACCGCTCGTGTACCGCACAACCTGAATTTGAGCTTCAACTACGTCGAAGGCGAGTCGCTGATCATGGCGCTCAAGGACCTGGCCGTTTCGTCCGGTTCGGCCTGCACCTCGGCCTCCCTTGAGCCTTCGTACGTACTGCGCGCCCTGGGCCGCAACGACGAACTGGCGCACAGCTCCATCCGCTTTACGTTCGGTCGCTTCACCACCGAAGAACAAGTCGATTACGCGGCGCAGAAGGTCTGCGAAGCCGTCAATAAACTCCGTACCTTGTCGCCGCTGTGGGACATGTACAAAGACGGTGTCGACATTTCCAAGATCGAGTGGGCGGCACACTAA
- the iscU gene encoding Fe-S cluster assembly scaffold IscU — protein sequence MAYSEKVIDHYENPRNVGKMDAEDPDVGTGMVGAPACGDVMRLQIKVNDAGVIEDAKFKTYGCGSAIASSSLATEWMKGKTLDEAVTISNTQLAEELALPPVKIHCSVLAEDAIKAAVRDYKQKKGLI from the coding sequence ATGGCTTACAGCGAAAAGGTCATCGACCACTACGAAAACCCGCGTAACGTCGGCAAGATGGACGCGGAAGACCCAGACGTCGGCACCGGCATGGTCGGCGCCCCGGCGTGCGGAGACGTAATGCGCCTGCAGATCAAGGTCAACGACGCTGGCGTTATCGAAGACGCCAAGTTCAAGACCTACGGTTGCGGTTCGGCCATCGCCTCCAGCTCGCTGGCGACCGAATGGATGAAAGGCAAGACCCTGGATGAGGCTGTCACCATCAGCAACACCCAGCTGGCCGAAGAACTGGCTCTGCCGCCAGTGAAAATCCACTGCTCCGTGCTCGCTGAAGACGCTATCAAGGCGGCCGTTCGCGACTACAAGCAGAAGAAAGGCTTGATCTAA
- the iscA gene encoding iron-sulfur cluster assembly protein IscA — protein MAISMTEAAAQHIRRSLNGRGKGEGIRLGVRTTGCSGLAYVLEFVDEVVAEDQVFESHGEKVIIDPKSLTYLDGTELDFVKEGLNEGFKFNNPNVRGECGCGESFNI, from the coding sequence ATGGCTATCAGCATGACAGAAGCGGCTGCGCAGCATATTCGCCGCTCCCTGAATGGGCGCGGTAAAGGTGAGGGGATTCGTCTGGGTGTTCGCACCACGGGCTGTTCCGGCCTTGCCTATGTGCTGGAGTTCGTCGATGAGGTGGTTGCGGAAGACCAGGTGTTCGAAAGTCACGGCGAGAAAGTGATTATCGACCCTAAAAGCCTGACCTACTTGGACGGCACCGAGCTCGATTTCGTCAAGGAAGGGTTGAACGAAGGCTTCAAGTTCAACAACCCCAACGTACGCGGTGAGTGTGGCTGCGGCGAAAGCTTCAACATCTGA
- the hscB gene encoding co-chaperone HscB, with the protein MGTPCHFALFELQPSFRLDLDQLATRYRELARGVHPDRFADASEREQRLALEQSASLNEAYQTLKNPPKRARYLLAMRGGELPLEVTVHDPDFLMQQMQWREELEDLQDEADLAGIAVFKRRLKTAQDELNESFAACWDDAAQREQAERLMRRMQFLDKLTYEVRQLEERLDD; encoded by the coding sequence GTGGGTACTCCTTGTCATTTCGCTTTATTCGAGCTGCAGCCGAGTTTTCGGCTGGACCTCGACCAGCTTGCCACGCGCTACCGAGAATTGGCGCGTGGGGTGCATCCGGACCGCTTCGCTGACGCTTCCGAGCGTGAGCAACGCCTGGCGCTGGAGCAATCGGCCAGCCTCAACGAAGCCTATCAGACCCTGAAAAACCCGCCCAAACGCGCACGCTACCTGCTTGCGATGAGAGGGGGCGAGTTGCCTCTTGAAGTCACGGTGCACGATCCCGACTTCCTGATGCAGCAGATGCAGTGGCGCGAAGAGCTCGAAGACTTGCAGGACGAAGCAGACCTGGCGGGTATCGCAGTCTTCAAGCGTCGTCTGAAAACGGCCCAGGATGAGCTCAACGAAAGCTTCGCAGCCTGTTGGGATGATGCAGCGCAACGTGAACAGGCCGAACGCCTGATGCGGCGCATGCAGTTCCTCGACAAGCTCACCTACGAAGTGCGCCAGCTAGAAGAGCGCCTCGACGATTAA
- the hscA gene encoding Fe-S protein assembly chaperone HscA: protein MALLQIAEPGQSPQPHQRRLAVGIDLGTTNSLVAALRSGLSEPLPDANGEVILPSAVRYHADRTEVGESAKLAASTDPLNTVLSVKRLMGRGLSDVKQLGDQLPYRFVGGESHMPFIDTVQGPKSPVEVSADILKVLRQRAENTLGGELVGAVITVPAYFDDAQRQATKDAAKLAGLNVLRLLNEPTAAAVAYGLDQHAEGLVAIYDLGGGTFDISILRLTGGVFEVLATGGDSALGGDDFDHAIASWIISSAGLSADLDPGAQRNLLQTACAAKEALTDAAVVEVSYGSWSAQLTREAFDALIEPMVARSLKACRRAVRDSGIELEDVGAVVMVGGSTRVPRVREAVAEAFGRQPLTEIDPDQVVAIGAAIQADTLAGNKRDGGELLLLDVIPLSLGLETMGGLMEKVIPRNTTIPVARAQDFTTYKDGQTAMMIHVLQGERELISDCRSLARFELRGIPAMVAGAAKIRVTFQVDADGLLNVAARELGSGVEASIQVKPSYGLTDGEIAKMLKDSFQYAGDDKVARVLREQQVDAQRLLEAVQGALDVDGERLLDAEERMVIDLQMQELAELMKGTDGYAIEQQTKRLSQVTDAFAARRMDQTVKAALAGRNLNEIEE, encoded by the coding sequence ATGGCCCTACTGCAAATCGCCGAACCCGGCCAAAGCCCTCAACCGCACCAGCGTCGCCTGGCGGTCGGGATTGACCTGGGCACCACCAATTCCCTGGTTGCTGCCTTGCGCAGTGGCCTATCCGAGCCGCTGCCCGATGCCAATGGCGAGGTTATCCTGCCGTCCGCCGTGCGTTATCACGCCGATCGCACCGAAGTCGGTGAGTCGGCCAAGCTGGCGGCGTCTACCGATCCTCTGAACACCGTGTTGTCGGTCAAGCGCTTGATGGGTCGTGGTCTGTCCGACGTCAAGCAACTGGGCGACCAACTGCCATACCGCTTTGTTGGCGGTGAATCCCATATGCCGTTCATCGATACCGTCCAGGGCCCGAAAAGCCCGGTGGAAGTGTCGGCGGATATCCTCAAGGTGCTCCGCCAGCGCGCGGAAAACACCTTGGGCGGCGAACTGGTTGGGGCGGTGATTACGGTTCCGGCGTATTTCGATGACGCCCAGCGCCAAGCCACCAAGGACGCGGCGAAACTTGCCGGCCTGAACGTGCTGCGCCTGCTCAATGAGCCGACGGCTGCGGCTGTGGCCTACGGTCTGGACCAGCACGCCGAAGGCCTGGTGGCTATTTACGACCTGGGCGGCGGTACCTTTGATATTTCGATCCTGCGCCTGACCGGCGGTGTTTTTGAAGTATTGGCCACCGGTGGCGACAGCGCGTTGGGTGGCGATGACTTCGATCACGCCATCGCGAGCTGGATCATCAGCAGCGCCGGGTTGTCCGCCGACCTGGACCCAGGCGCGCAGCGCAATCTGTTGCAAACCGCCTGCGCCGCTAAAGAGGCGCTGACTGATGCTGCGGTTGTCGAAGTTTCCTACGGCTCCTGGTCTGCCCAACTGACCCGCGAAGCCTTCGATGCCTTGATCGAGCCGATGGTCGCCCGCAGCCTAAAGGCTTGCCGCCGTGCTGTGCGTGATTCCGGTATCGAGCTGGAAGATGTCGGTGCCGTGGTCATGGTGGGCGGTTCCACCCGCGTGCCGCGTGTTCGCGAAGCCGTCGCCGAGGCGTTTGGTCGCCAGCCGCTGACTGAAATCGACCCGGATCAAGTGGTCGCCATTGGTGCCGCGATCCAGGCTGATACCCTGGCCGGCAACAAGCGCGACGGTGGCGAACTGCTGCTGCTCGACGTCATTCCGTTGTCCCTGGGGCTGGAAACCATGGGCGGCCTGATGGAGAAGGTGATTCCACGCAACACCACCATTCCCGTCGCCCGCGCCCAGGACTTCACCACGTACAAAGATGGCCAGACGGCCATGATGATTCATGTGCTGCAAGGCGAGCGCGAGCTGATCAGCGATTGTCGCTCCCTGGCGCGCTTTGAGTTGCGCGGTATCCCGGCGATGGTCGCGGGTGCGGCAAAGATTCGCGTGACCTTCCAGGTCGACGCCGACGGTCTGCTGAATGTCGCCGCGCGCGAGCTGGGCTCGGGCGTTGAAGCCAGCATCCAGGTCAAGCCGTCCTACGGCCTCACCGACGGTGAAATCGCCAAGATGCTCAAGGACTCGTTCCAGTACGCCGGTGACGACAAAGTCGCCCGCGTATTGCGTGAGCAGCAAGTCGATGCCCAGCGCCTGCTCGAAGCAGTGCAGGGCGCCCTGGATGTTGACGGCGAGCGCCTGTTGGACGCCGAAGAGCGCATGGTCATCGACCTGCAGATGCAGGAGTTGGCCGAACTGATGAAAGGTACCGATGGTTATGCCATCGAGCAACAGACCAAGCGCCTGTCGCAAGTGACCGATGCCTTTGCCGCCCGTCGTATGGACCAGACGGTAAAAGCCGCCTTGGCGGGACGCAACCTGAATGAAATCGAGGAATAA
- the fdx gene encoding ISC system 2Fe-2S type ferredoxin, translated as MVVEAETGKSILEVAHDNHIEIESACGGVCACTTCHCIIREGFNTLEEADELEEDFLDRAWGLEAHSRLSCQAKVGTEDITVEIPKYSLNHAAEAPH; from the coding sequence ATGGTCGTGGAGGCTGAGACCGGCAAGTCCATCCTCGAAGTTGCCCATGACAACCACATCGAGATCGAAAGTGCCTGCGGCGGCGTCTGCGCCTGCACCACTTGTCACTGCATCATCCGTGAGGGTTTCAATACCCTGGAAGAAGCCGACGAGCTGGAAGAGGACTTTCTTGATCGCGCCTGGGGCCTGGAGGCGCATTCGCGCCTAAGCTGTCAGGCAAAGGTTGGGACGGAAGACATTACCGTCGAAATTCCGAAATATTCGCTCAACCATGCTGCCGAAGCGCCGCACTGA
- the iscX gene encoding Fe-S assembly protein IscX, which yields MSLKWVDVQEIAIQLAEAHPDVNPLSVNFVTLRNLVMALPEFDDIPDRGGEKVLEAIQGLWIEEAD from the coding sequence ATGAGCCTGAAATGGGTTGATGTACAAGAAATCGCTATACAACTTGCTGAAGCGCACCCGGACGTCAATCCTCTGTCTGTGAACTTCGTCACCCTGCGCAATCTGGTGATGGCGCTGCCGGAATTCGACGACATCCCGGATCGGGGTGGCGAAAAGGTTCTGGAGGCGATTCAAGGCCTGTGGATCGAAGAAGCAGACTGA
- a CDS encoding nucleoside-diphosphate kinase, translated as MAVQRTFSIIKPDAVAKNVIGEITTRFEKAGLKVVASKLKQLSKAEAEGFYAEHSARGFFGDLVSFMISGPVVVQVLEGENAIALNRELMGATNPKEAAAGTIRADFAESIDANAVHGSDSEAAAAREISYFFAATEVTAR; from the coding sequence ATGGCTGTTCAACGTACTTTCTCCATCATCAAGCCTGACGCTGTTGCAAAAAACGTCATCGGCGAGATCACCACTCGTTTCGAAAAAGCCGGCCTGAAGGTTGTAGCTTCGAAACTCAAGCAACTGTCCAAAGCTGAAGCTGAAGGCTTCTACGCTGAGCACAGCGCTCGTGGTTTCTTCGGCGACCTGGTCTCCTTCATGATCTCCGGCCCTGTTGTTGTTCAGGTTCTGGAAGGCGAAAACGCTATCGCTCTGAACCGTGAGCTGATGGGCGCTACTAACCCTAAAGAAGCTGCTGCCGGCACCATCCGTGCTGACTTCGCTGAATCCATCGACGCCAACGCTGTTCACGGCTCGGACTCCGAAGCTGCCGCTGCTCGCGAAATCTCGTACTTTTTCGCTGCTACTGAAGTAACCGCTCGCTAA